A section of the Methanobrevibacter arboriphilus JCM 13429 = DSM 1125 genome encodes:
- a CDS encoding DUF2149 domain-containing protein — MSKKRRFLGKSSGDDDPLAGMANLTDAMLVLAVGFLIFAVMSMNMQSIIFNDATPEEKKKMANTIKEAVSVEEGENYNGTVDVESGESEGMENMGTVYKDPTTGKLIMIPPTNST, encoded by the coding sequence ATGTCTAAGAAAAGAAGATTTTTAGGAAAAAGTAGTGGTGATGATGATCCTCTAGCAGGAATGGCAAATTTAACTGATGCCATGCTTGTATTAGCAGTTGGTTTCTTAATATTTGCAGTTATGTCCATGAATATGCAAAGTATAATATTTAATGATGCTACTCCTGAAGAAAAAAAGAAAATGGCAAATACCATAAAAGAAGCAGTATCTGTAGAAGAGGGAGAAAATTATAATGGAACGGTTGATGTTGAATCTGGAGAAAGTGAAGGAATGGAAAATATGGGAACGGTCTATAAAGATCCGACTACAGGTAAATTAATCATGATTCCTCCTACAAATTCAACATAA
- a CDS encoding MotA/TolQ/ExbB proton channel family protein, whose protein sequence is MDIIGSGILTGILHAISQSLLIPVIIILILFVIFALISVGGLIAEYTSRKKFKLEESESLIRSLNSLNNTNQMKETIKESDINEEYKLAMIKVINNEDFGTETKRAFADKVIEEEELRMEKAVEKTDMVVRLGPTFGLMGTLIPMGPGLAALGAGNIELLAQAIIIAFDTTVTGLAASAVSYVVSKLRKRWYEEDLSNFEVLVNSTLEILEKNKF, encoded by the coding sequence ATGGACATTATAGGAAGCGGAATTCTAACAGGCATTTTACATGCAATCTCTCAAAGTTTACTAATACCAGTCATAATTATACTAATATTATTTGTAATATTTGCATTAATAAGTGTTGGAGGGCTTATAGCTGAATACACTTCTCGAAAAAAATTCAAATTAGAAGAAAGTGAATCATTAATAAGATCACTTAATAGCTTAAATAACACAAATCAAATGAAAGAAACAATAAAAGAATCAGATATTAATGAAGAATACAAATTAGCTATGATTAAAGTTATCAACAATGAAGATTTTGGAACTGAAACTAAAAGAGCATTTGCAGATAAAGTTATTGAAGAAGAAGAGTTAAGAATGGAAAAAGCTGTTGAGAAAACAGATATGGTGGTAAGGCTCGGACCAACATTTGGGCTTATGGGAACTCTAATTCCAATGGGGCCAGGGCTTGCAGCACTTGGAGCAGGGAATATAGAATTATTAGCTCAAGCAATAATAATAGCATTTGATACAACAGTAACTGGATTAGCAGCTTCAGCTGTATCTTATGTTGTTTCAAAACTTAGAAAACGTTGGTATGAAGAAGACCTATCTAATTTTGAAGTTTTAGTCAACTCTACTCTAGAAATTCTGGAAAAAAACAAATTCTAA